The window ACGTAGAGAGCGAAAAGGAGAATGATAAAAAATGAGGCTAGGGAGGGGAGGTAGAGAGGGCCCAGATCATGAGAACACCTTGTAGGATGAGGATTTTGGATTTTATACCAAGAACAATGAAAAGCTCTTGAAGGATTTTGGGCAGGGAAGTGACATGATCTAATTGGTATCTGTAGAAGACTGTTTTGGCTGCTTCATAGGAAGGAACCAGTAGATGGACAAGAATAGATTAGTAGGATGCTATTTGGCCAGTCTAGGAAAGAGGTGACAGTGCCCTGGACTTGGGTGATATTTGAGGATATATTGGTAAATACATGGATTTGAGGCTTATATTGTTAGGCCTTGCTAATTGATTGGATGTAGAGAATTGAAGGAAAAATACTCATAACATTTTTCTGAGCAACTGGATAGCACCACTTAACTGAGATGAGATGCCTGGGGAGGGTTTTTTGGTGGGGACAGAAGAGTATAAAAATCAAGAACTCGGGTTTAGACATGTAAAGTTGAGGATCCTTTGAGACATCTAAGTGGAGATGGTGGCGATGGAGGTACTAGTTAGAGTTGTTGTCTAGGATTCTGTAATTACTAACTCTTGCTGTCACCATGTTAGATTACCAGGAAGTATTcagaaaaaatctgaaacaaaaataCCTAAAGATAGGAGTTGATAAATGTTATCAGCATGGCAAGCATATAGAGTCACGACTGCTTCTTGTAAAAGACCATGGTATATCAGAAGAGACACCATGTGGAATTCCTCAACAAGATCATTTTATTGACACGGAACATGTATTTGATCCTAATGAAGAGGGCTCCAGCTCACCCTGAACTGTGGTGCTTCAGGGATGTGCTGGGACTGGGAAAACAGCTGTGGTGCACAAGTTCATGTTTGACTGGGCAGCAGGAACGGTTACTCCAGGCAGGTTTGACTATCTCATCTATGTCAACTGCATTGAAATCAGCCATATTGCTAACCTTAGTGCTGCTGACCTTATCACTAACACTTTTCAAGATATAAATGGACCAATCTTGGACACTATTCTCGTATATCCAGAGAAGATTCTGTTCATTCTCGACAGATTTCCTGAGCTGCAGGACCCTGTTGGTGACCAAGAAGAGGATCTTAGTGTTCACCCTCAGGAGAGGAGGCCAGTAGAGAGTCTCTTGTGCAGTTTTGTGAGGAAAAAACTGTTCCCCGAATCCTCCCTCCTGATAACTGCCTGGCCTACAGCCATGAAGAAGCTCCACTCTCTGTTAAAACAACCTATCCAGGCAGAGATATTATGGTTTACAGATACTGAAAAAAGAGCATATTTATTGAGCCAGTTTTCAGGTGCTAATACAACAATGAAAGTCTTTTATGATCTTTGAGAGAATGAAGACATTGACATTATGTCTTCACTTCCCATTGTCTCCTGGATGATATGCAATGTCCTGCAGTCACAGGGAGATGGTGTCAGGACTCTCTTGAGGTCACTTCAGACCATGACTGATGTGTATTTATTCTACTTTTCCAAGTGCCTCAAAACCCTTACAGGTATCTCAGTATGGGAGGGACAAAGTTGCCTGTGGGGTATTTGCCGTTTGGCTGCAGAGGGTCTgcaaaaccatcagattttgtttGCAGTCAGTGACCTCAGAAGACATGGGATAGGAGTGTGTGATACCAACTGCACTTTTCTCAGTCGCTTTTTGAAAAAGGCTGAAGGAGCTGTCAGTCTACACTTTCCTTCACTTCAGTTTCCAAGAGTTCTTGACTGCTGTCTTCCATGCCCTGAAGAATGACAGTAGCTGGACGTTTTTTTATGAAGCAGAGAAAATGTGGCAAGAAATGTTCCAACAATATGGAAAAGGTTTTTCATCACTAATGATACAATTCTTATTTGGCCTCTtacataaaggaaaaggaaaggctgTGGAAACTACTTTTGGAAGAAAAGTTTCCCCAGGACTTCAAGAGGAGCTACTGAAGTGgactgagagagaaataaaggataAGTCTTCTAGGTTACAGATTGAGCCAGTGGACCTGTTTCACTGTTTGTATGAGATTCAGGAAGAAGAATATGCAAAAAGGATAATTGATGATTTACAGTCAATTATACTGCTTCAACCTACCTATACAAAAATGGACATTCTGGTTATGTCCTTCTGTGTAAAAAGCAGTCACAGTCACCTGTCAGTGTCTCTGAAGTGTCGTCACCTACTTGGATTTGAGGAGGAAGAGTGAGCCTCAACATTCGTGCCACCGGCCTTAACACTCAATCAGTGCGTATATACAAGTCTTTCCTCCAGTTTTTGTCCTTCCCAGACAATGGGCACTGTACTagtcactgtgtgtgtgtgtgtgtgtgtgtattagtatTGTCACTCTGTGGATGTGCTTTGTAATTCTAAAGTGTTATGAGCATGTAAGGTCATCAAGTTGAAGACTCTGCTATTTTGGTGTAATGACCATTCTGGAAAAAGGTATAAACGTAACATTCGATTGGTTGTCACTCTCCTCTAAATATACTTCATCACTGAGGCCTCAAGGAACTTCAGGTTAGTAAGGGGCAGAGGTACACTCCTGTATTATCTTGCTGTAAATCCTGGTTATTTCCACCAGAGCTTGCAACTTCACAGAAGGTCATGAGCTGAAGTTTAAAGAGGCTTAGGTAAGTTACTTTTATAATATGGACTCTGTATACCATAAAATACAGTCCTACTGGCTTACTGACTAAAGAAGCAAAGAAGACTTATACCTGTGTTATCTAGAAAATGCTGTAAGTCTGTTCTCAATATTTGGGTTAAGATTGATAATGCCTCTCCCTTAGTTTTCAGGCCAGTTGAGGGGCAGGGGACTGGGAGGAGAGGGGTCAGCAGAAAGCTCCACTTGAGGAATGAAATAACTCAAGTTGTGTCCCTTATAGTTGTATTTCTTGTGTTGGCAATAGCATAAAGGTGGAAATGAGCATGGGATATGGTGTTTGAGGGAAAcgagagggagggaggcattAACAAGAATTTGTGTTTGGAACTAGAGGGGGAAGGGAtaagagaggtttaatggactcagaatTATGAAAGACCTTGCCTACAAGGTCTTGACCAattctgtatgtgtatataatatacagcTTTATTCCAGTTGtatattataaagtaaaataatgggCCAATACATTTAAAGTTGAAACACTGATGGAAACAAAGGGTCTTCTGGTTCATTCTGGGTTTCCAGAAAGTCAACCTTAGATGGAGTCCTCCCCCATAACCCTTACTGCCTTTATCAGAGGGCTTAAACTCTTCTCAAAAATTTAACCCAACATTCTTCTTTCCCAAGCGTATTGGCTGTGTAAGAGTTTACTATTGAGCTTTCCTggtttttaattattgttatgAATTCTTCTATTAGTACCGACAACCAAGAACCAGTTATATTGTCAAGTtagcttgggcaagtcacttgatgACTCAGAGCATGTGGAAAATGGTGATTATAATACTTGTTATTGGATTAAGGGCCAGATAAGATAATTTGTGAAAATGAAGTGCTtacctcagtgcctggcacacagtaacaTGGTTTTGGAGTCAGACCTGAGTAATGACCTCAGTTCTGTACCtacctatgtgaccttgagcagattACTTTTTGTGCCctaatttccttatctgcaaaatgggataaTACCTCTCAAGGTTTTGCGAAGGGGTAAATTAGTGCTACTAGCAaggtaacaaaagccaaataaGCCTTTtacttaagttttattttaaattactttttatttcctcatCTCTTTTAGGTCCTTTCAGCTGCGCAGTTTGCCAGTGTCTCAGCTACACCTGCTCTGCCAAGCACTGCGTACTCCATACTGTAAAATCAAAGACCTGAAGTAAGTCGAACTTTGCTTTAAACTCTTAGGTATTTGCAGGTAAAGATTAGGTTGCTAGAAATTGCACTCCCAGCTGATTgacctgaaaataaaatatagccaGTTTTCAGCTTCTCCACAGTGGAGCAACAAATGAAGAGATATGCTACAGGCCTAGAAGGGGCAGGAAGGAGTCAGGCCCAGATCTCTGCCTGCCCGtcctgccttttctccttttgtATGTACTGTTTTGCTGTAATGAGTAAGTGGACGGTTGTAACACCTGAGAGATAAATTTGGGTGTGCTGCCCCACTTGGATCTGCCACCCCAACTTTCTTTTCCTCCCAGACTGCCACTGCTCTCCCCCTTAGTTTTCTTTCAGTTGGGTCTTATCCTATTCCATGCAGCCTGAcgttccttttctctccttccattCCCCACCTTCACCCCGTAGTTATTCCCCAAAGTACCCAAAGAGGAtcccacccctgccctgcccttccaTCTTCACTTACTTCCAAGCACTTTGTccacaacacaaacacacaggcaGGTACCCCCTTGTTTTCATACCCTTTTGCCTTATAGATCAATGTCTGCTCTTCTTTCCTCCTGTCCCAGAGGAAAAGGCAGCCCTTGCAAGCCACCCAAGCCAGTAAATTCActtcattatttttgaatttttgtgaataattattttactttcataacACAGaggtatataaagaaagaaaagccctCCACCCAACTGCCCCATACCCCATCCGACCCTATATCCCCATACCCTGCTGCCTCCTATCCCCTGACCCtgagcccacccccaccccaggtacCTTGTTTGCTAAATATATTTCCAGACCATTTTCTATGCTTACACAAACATAAAACTGTAATGTAAGacaaacataaatacataaatttgtaACATTCATATACATACTCACAGAACTTTGGGGGGTTTTGTtttgcaaaaacaaaagcaaccttgtcatatgatttttttttcatttaacaatacAGGGGCCATGCCTCCAATACAGTATGCAAAATCTACCACATTCTTTCACAAGTGTTTTGCATTTTCAAGCTTTCTTCAGCTATCTCCTTCTCCATGGCTCAAATTTCTCCCATATTCAAAAgaatcggctgggcacggtggctcatgcctgtaatctcagcacttgggaggctgaggtaggtggattgcctgaggtcaggagtttgagaccagcctggctaacatggtctctactaaaattacaaaaattagccgggcgtggtggcacatgcctgtagtcccagctactgaggaggctgaggcaggagaatcacttgaacccggaaggcagaggttggagtgagccaagattgcaccactgcactccagcctgggcagcagagtgagactccatctcaggaaaaaaaagaaaattaaagaaaaaaaatcctctctcAACTGAGTATCTCACTTCAATCCTTCCCTTCACAACCAAGAATCCTTGAGGAAGAGCCTCCCTCACTGACTCCACATCATCCTCACTCACTCCTCACTTCTGCAGTTTGGCTTCTGCCCCTGCCACTCCCCTAGATCTGCTGGAAGATCCAAAGTAAATGCCAGACCCAGTGGATACTTTTCAGCTCCTATCTGAGAGGGCCCCTCAGCTTCATTGACCTTTTTCTCCTAATTCTTCCCATTCTGACTGCTCCTAAGTACCTCATTTTCCAACCAGGGACAATTTTGCCCTCTAGTGGACATGTGGGAGTAtctggaggcatttttggttgtcacaactgggactCTGAGGGGGTGGATGCTCTGGCAACTAGTGGGTAGAGGCTAGGAattctgctaaacatcctacaatgtacTGGACAGCCCCctgcaacaaagaattatccagctccAAATGTCGAGAGTACTGAGACTAAGAAACCCTGCCCTAGAGATATATAAAGAAACCCAAAGACATTTCTGAAATTGCAGGCCAGGAACCTGGCCCTCAATCCTGATTATTGTTCATCCCCAACAGGAGAAAACCTAAAAATCAAGTTTAGCTGCAGCAGAGATGTCCCAGGGCCATGACAGCTTCTTAGTCTCTAGGTCCACAGATCCTGGGCAATGTCCAGGGCTCCTTCAGTTGTGCCTCAGTCTGGTCCAGGTATAGCCCCTTCTCATCCTTCCACCTGTGGGCTAAAACATACATGTAGCTCCCATCAACAAAACTTACAATCAtcagagggagagaagcagactAACCTGTCACCTACCCCCTTACCCTACCCACTCCTATCCTCCTCCACCTCACCCCTTCCCTCTGGAAGTTGATTTCCCACTGGGATatgtttctgttctgttctacATTTCTGAATTCACTGAGAGCTTTGTAGCCAGATTTCCCTCCCACATGTATGATGGTGGTGGGTTGGGGGGAGAGAATCTCTCAAGATGGCACCATGCTTTGGCTCATAGTCTAGACCAGCAAACCCTCTGAGCACTATCAGTTGCTGACTCAACTCCTTGGCAGTGGCAGTTCTCTTTTCAGATCTGACTGTCCCTGGTTCTACTCACTGGGGACTGGAAAGGATTCTCCTGTCATGGGGCCATACACTCATAGCAGTCTGCACCTGCAAGGTGCTGGTGTCTTCTGTAGGTAGGCCTAAGGGATTCCCTTAGGGGTGGCAAATCTCTGCTGTGTTGATTTGGTCAGGATGAACCTGGGGTTCATCCCGGGCCTGTTTTGATTGTTTCTTGTGATATAACTCACTCAGCATGAATGAACTTCTATCCAGTTCATTCATGGAAACTCTTGGGATTCAGGAATCTCCACTGCTCACCACACCCTGATGCAACTCCCCAGCCAGTCCCACCATTTTCTTTAATGGTTTTTTGTTCAAAATTGCTCTTCTGGTACAAACTTCTGACTGGGAAATAATCTGGTTGCTCAGAACAGAAACTcactcaaattattttaaagtaaagggGATCTGTGTAAAGTAGATTTTCCTGTAGCACAACTACAGGAAGTGAAAAGTGATTGGGCCATCACTACCCTCTCCATCTCTCTGGAGTCACAGGATGAACCCCTCTATGCCTGTCTGCTCCCTGAAACCTCATACTGATGTCCTCTAAAAGACACTTGACTCTGTAAAGCATCCAGTTCTGTTCCCCCACAGCCAGGGCCAGGCCTCAGCTATGGCCTTGGTGTCCATGGCTCTGACCCTGGCCCCAACTCCAAGTGACCCACTGCTTCATTGCCCAACACTATTCTGACTGTGGAATCtgcctgtctgttcagattttctaacGTAAAAATTCATTTGGCTCAGGATTGGTCAAATATATACTCCTGCTCCAATTATCTAAGGCCTACATGAAGGGAGAGAGTGTAGGTATTACATACTGCCCAGGTCCAACAGATACTTAAGATAGGGAgctagagacacacacacaaataaaaactgCAGTAGTTCTGGAGTGTTGACTACTAATACTCTGAAATACAAAGGGAGTCATTAAAACATGTCTCTCCCTGCCTGTCATCTACATCCTCCCACCCACAACCCCGCCTCCCCACCGCCCCACTGTCCAATCTTCCCACTCATCCCCTTTCCTCCACTCCATCCAATCCCCCTCccacctcttccctctccccctgAAGATTGATTTCCCATTGAGATATATTTCTgttctattttacatttctgaatTTACTGAGGCTTTTGCAGCCAGATTCGCCTCCCACAGAGGAAGCAATTTTCCCTCCGTGAAAAATTCACAGCTTTACACCACGGGCAGTCCCAGTCCCCTGGCCTGCGATATACTGGAGGTCTTCTCTGCTGATGGGGTTCGGAGTCTCTCCTGTCTCTTGGGGGCTCTTGAGGGTTTATTCCCTGGGCCTCTACATCTGACCACAGGCTAGCATCAGAGGCCCCCCAGTTGAAAGGCATCTGAGTTGGAACCCGTGCTGTGACCTTTGCTAGTGAAGGGGGTATATTGGGTATGGCTGAGAAGGCGGACAAAGGGCATGGGTATGAGTATGTGAATGAGGTAGGGAGCTGGACAGGAAGAGGCTCCAGTGAGACTGTGGACCCAAGCCCAGAGAAGACAGACATGGCTGTTTGTACTGACCTGAGAtcttcctccctctgccccgCAAAGGTGTAATTTGCCTGCTACACAGCTCCGAGAGGCTGCCTGaagcctcctcccagcccctgcaaGGCCTCTGCAGGGGCAGGCCCTGCCTCTGCatacctctcctctccttctcctccagcagcaccagcagcagccACCGCCTCCTTTTCCTGCTCACCTGCTCCTTCTGTCCAATCCCCTCCAGCAGTGGCCAGGCCTGGAAACACTGTAGCCTGGCCCTGTCTCTGGGGAGGTGCCAGCTCCTGGAGATAAGTAGGCAGAGCTGAAACACATCCTGGGGACAGGGCAGGGGGTCCGGGCAggttggggcagggcaggggcattGGACAGGGACCATTCGGGGGATCTTACGGCATGGAAGAGCTTCCATCTCAGCATGTCCCGCTCTCTCTGCACCTCCGCAAGGCTGGTCTCGGTTAGCCGCAACTGGAAGGTcgcctcattgcattccatctccTGCTGTTCCTTGAGTTCCGTCAGATTTGAGGCCAAGACCAGCGCAGCTGATCTGTGCAGTTTGGCAAAGCCTTGCAGCCACTGCACCCTGCGGTTTTGTAACTGCCCCTGCCTGTGGGCAAAGCGCACGCCCAAGGCCAGGCTGCCCCAGGTGCAGGCCTCTTTGACCTCGCTGGGCACCTCGCTGTCCTCCAGGATGACCCTGAGCTTGTCTTCCACCTCCTCCCAGGATAAGGATATATTCTCGCGGTAGAACTCGGGGCCTTTCgtgtgcctggccattttctcATTGATGAAGGCCACCACGTTTCCATGCCGGAACCCACTACTGGGGTCCTCAGGTCTCAAGGCCATGATCGCCTAGGGGCTTAACGGTTTCACTAGCCCTGCGTGGATGGAGCAGCCAATAGGTTCCTTTCCTACCCCTTAGCCCCTCCCCTCATCCGTCTTCTCCCACCTTCTTGCCCCCGCCCTCCCCCCTCTGACAAGACCCTCCTAATGACCCTCTAACCGGCTTGTCCTACCCTAGGACACCTAAcaccaggcctcacctcttcAGCCAGGGGCCAGGGGAAGTACAGGCCAACCCTGCTGCTTAACACGCCTGAAGAGAGGGGGGCCTCTTTCCCTCCTAGGGCTCCGCGGGAAAAGAAGCCTCAGGGCCAACGTTCGAGGCTTTTACTCTGGGACTGTTCCAATTTCCAGAGACCACAGGGGTGAAAGGGAGTGAGTGAGGAAGGCCTCTGCCACTCCACTGGGACATAAGGGAACCTGCCACATGGTTGGGAGACCTTGAAGGCTGAAAGAAACAGGAGTGGTCCGGAAGGACTTAGAAccaaaaaaagtatttgtaaacAAGTTGAAGACTCATCCCTCCCCACCATAATGGTTTGTCCCATGCCAGGGGAGTTTCGCCCCCCAACTGGAATATTC of the Pongo abelii isolate AG06213 chromosome X, NHGRI_mPonAbe1-v2.0_pri, whole genome shotgun sequence genome contains:
- the TEX13B gene encoding LOW QUALITY PROTEIN: testis-expressed protein 13B (The sequence of the model RefSeq protein was modified relative to this genomic sequence to represent the inferred CDS: inserted 1 base in 1 codon), which produces MALRPEDPSSGFRHGNVVAFINEKMARHTKGPEFYRENISLSWEEVEDKLRVILEDSEVPSEVKEACTWGSLALGVRFAHRQGQLQNRRVQWLQGFAKLHRSAALVLASNLTELKEQQEMECNEATFQLRLTETSLAEVQRERDMLRWKLFHAELAPPQRQGQATVFPGLATAGGDWTEGAGEQEKEAVAAAGAAGGEGEERYAEAGPAPAEALQGLGGGFRQPLGAXVAGKLHLCGAEGGRSQVSTNSHVCLLWAWVHSLTGASSCPAPYLIHILIPMPFVRLLSHTQYTPFTSKGHSTGSNSDAFQLGGL